From Arachis stenosperma cultivar V10309 chromosome 2, arast.V10309.gnm1.PFL2, whole genome shotgun sequence, one genomic window encodes:
- the LOC130962063 gene encoding uncharacterized protein LOC130962063 → MREFPSCFGENGVQVADSSSSLGSTTTTRSAQNVTCVYQCKLQGSSSICFITVTWTKTLMGQGLSVGIDDLFSNHCLCKFDIKPWLFSRRKGSKNFDVKSNKVDIFWDLSSAKFGSGPEPLEGYYLAIMFNHVMVLLLGDLKKDACKKLFDHHNNGDDEISYNLHQSSGAIFIAKREHVFGKKCYGAKAQFCDKGPLHNVTIECDTFNTNSNNSISSDPCLVIRIDSKIVIQVKRLKWKFRGNHTILVDGVPVEVFWDVHNWLFGNSMGNAVFMFQTQSQSVSSSEDHHYHHHHHHEDALTWAYCQQFKDSQLQGLGFSLILYAWKNE, encoded by the coding sequence ATGAGGGAATTTCCTTCTTGCTTCGGTGAGAATGGTGTTCAAGTTGCtgattcatcatcttctttaggttcaacaacaacaacaagatcAGCACAAAATGTGACATGTGTCTACCAGTGCAAGCTGCAAGGAAGTTCTTCAATTTGCTTCATCACAGTGACATGGACAAAAACCCTAATGGGACAAGGCTTGAGTGTGGGAATTGATGATCTTTTCAGCAACCATTGTCTCTGCAAGTTTGACATAAAGCCATGGCTGTTCTCAAGGCGAAAAGGGTCCAAGAATTTTGATGTCAAATCCAATAAAGTTGACATCTTTTGGGATCTGAGCTCTGCAAAATTTGGTTCTGGCCCTGAACCATTAGAAGGCTACTACCTAGCAATCATGTTCAACCATGTCATGGTGTTGCTCCTTGGTGATCTCAAAAAGGATGCATGCAAGAAACTATTTGATCATCATAATAATGGTGATGATGAAATTTCCTACAATCTTCATCAATCTTCTGGTGCAATTTTTATTGCAAAGAGGGAACATGTTTTTGGTAAGAAATGTTATGGAGCAAAGGCTCAATTTTGTGACAAGGGTCCATTGCACAATGTGACAATTGAATGTGACACATTTAATACTAATAGTAATAATAGTATTAGCAGTGATCCTTGTCTTGTGATAAGAATTGATAGCAAGATTGTGATTCAGGTGAAGAGGTTGAAATGGAAATTCAGAGGGAATCATACAATTTTGGTTGATGGGGTTCCAGTGGAAGTGTTCTGGGATGTGCATAATTGGCTCTTTGGGAATTCTATGGGGAATGCTGTGTTCATGTTCCAAACTCAATCTCAATCTGTTTCTTCTTCTGAAGATCATcactatcatcatcatcatcatcatgaagatGCATTAACTTGGGCTTATTGTCAACAGTTTAAGGATTCACAGTTGCAAGGTCTTGGATTCTCTCTCATTTTGTATGCTTGGAAGAATGAGTAA